In Paenibacillus sp. FSL R7-0345, a single window of DNA contains:
- the lexA gene encoding transcriptional repressor LexA, with translation MSKISSRQLAILEFIRNEVRSKGYPPSVREIGEAVGLASSSTVHGHLDRLEKKGLIRRDPTKPRAIELLGQEDSENVHQFVQTVTRIPVVGKVTAGVPITATENIEDYFPLPTHYVGDNKVFMLSVLGDSMVDAGIMNGDYVIVRQQQTADNGDIVVAMTEEDEATVKTFYKERDHIRLQPENPAYEPLRLNRVTILGRVIGLFRDIH, from the coding sequence ATGTCAAAGATTTCGAGTCGCCAGCTGGCGATCCTGGAATTCATACGTAATGAAGTCCGCAGCAAGGGTTATCCTCCGTCAGTCCGGGAAATCGGGGAAGCTGTCGGGCTTGCTTCCAGCTCCACCGTACATGGTCATCTGGACCGTCTTGAGAAGAAGGGTCTGATTCGCCGTGACCCTACGAAACCCCGCGCAATCGAGCTGCTCGGCCAGGAAGATTCAGAGAATGTACACCAGTTTGTGCAGACGGTTACCCGTATCCCTGTTGTAGGTAAAGTCACCGCCGGGGTGCCGATTACCGCTACCGAGAATATTGAAGATTATTTCCCGCTTCCTACCCACTATGTCGGTGACAACAAGGTTTTCATGCTCTCTGTACTTGGAGACAGTATGGTTGATGCCGGAATCATGAATGGCGACTATGTCATTGTCCGCCAGCAGCAGACAGCAGACAACGGCGACATCGTCGTAGCAATGACCGAAGAAGATGAAGCTACTGTTAAGACCTTCTATAAAGAACGTGACCATATCCGCCTGCAGCCGGAGAACCCGGCCTATGAACCGCTCCGCTTGAACCGTGTTACCATTTTAGGCAGAGTCATCGGACTTTTCCGTGATATCCACTAA
- a CDS encoding DUF3139 domain-containing protein has protein sequence MKIIGGAYKIRKFAAFSVLMITLLVIGIYVALQIKYHSLETSLKTYLVNIEGYAESDILSVKAKLGSMPKFPLYVTFADDPGTTYIFTDRDASDWTQLDPKVPQRLKKDN, from the coding sequence TTGAAAATAATAGGAGGTGCTTATAAAATTAGAAAATTTGCGGCCTTCTCGGTATTAATGATCACTTTGCTGGTTATCGGGATTTACGTGGCGCTACAGATTAAATATCATTCACTTGAAACAAGTCTCAAGACATATTTAGTTAACATTGAGGGATACGCGGAATCTGATATACTAAGCGTTAAAGCCAAACTTGGCTCTATGCCGAAATTTCCCCTATACGTAACATTCGCTGATGACCCTGGTACTACATACATTTTTACGGACAGAGACGCATCAGACTGGACACAGCTGGACCCCAAAGTGCCGCAGCGTTTGAAAAAAGATAACTGA
- a CDS encoding FixH family protein — MIKPKQLAAALFIVAVTSLGGCSGNNTEHDHMHAAANISMEPIKVELGWSPEQGKVNEPVLFQAVVTQAGEPVDDAREVLFEIVSKNDDTVKLELKGTAAGNGVYEAETVFEQEGGYSVTSHVTARTQHSMPSKELTIAP, encoded by the coding sequence ATGATCAAACCTAAGCAGCTGGCGGCTGCATTGTTTATAGTTGCTGTAACTTCACTGGGTGGCTGTTCGGGGAACAATACAGAGCATGATCACATGCACGCTGCCGCAAATATCTCTATGGAACCTATCAAGGTGGAGCTGGGCTGGAGTCCGGAACAGGGAAAGGTAAATGAGCCGGTTCTGTTTCAGGCGGTGGTTACCCAGGCCGGTGAGCCGGTGGATGATGCCCGGGAAGTGCTGTTTGAAATTGTAAGCAAGAATGATGATACGGTGAAGCTTGAGCTAAAGGGAACGGCCGCCGGCAATGGCGTGTATGAGGCGGAGACGGTGTTTGAACAAGAGGGCGGGTACAGCGTAACTTCGCATGTGACGGCCCGCACGCAGCACTCAATGCCAAGCAAGGAGCTTACCATTGCACCTTAA
- a CDS encoding LysM peptidoglycan-binding domain-containing protein yields the protein MLKYSTYRSIYDETREVQSAEAGSIIEYVTRMKNSAVSLFGALTNLFRRGQLVKLVMILMLAISGFTVVGNVFAGSVSSVMPAERVVVERGDTLWSIANEHKPSDMRTVVYIEGIKKASGLKGSNIQAGDVLTLPAY from the coding sequence TTGTTAAAATACAGTACTTACCGCAGCATTTATGATGAGACCCGAGAGGTTCAGTCTGCCGAAGCTGGCTCTATCATAGAATATGTGACCCGTATGAAGAATTCTGCAGTATCCCTGTTCGGCGCTTTAACGAATCTGTTCCGCAGAGGCCAGCTGGTGAAGCTTGTCATGATTCTGATGCTGGCGATTTCCGGCTTTACGGTGGTAGGTAACGTATTTGCAGGATCCGTATCATCGGTAATGCCGGCTGAGCGTGTGGTGGTGGAGCGCGGAGATACTCTCTGGAGCATCGCAAATGAACATAAACCATCGGATATGAGGACGGTTGTATATATAGAAGGAATCAAGAAGGCGAGCGGGCTTAAGGGCAGCAATATACAGGCCGGAGATGTGCTGACACTGCCTGCATACTAA
- a CDS encoding L,D-transpeptidase — protein sequence MPNYRIIVDLSQRMLYLLDNDVVTRGFPVGIGTMLTASPEGEYTIINKQPNPGGPFGAFWMGLSKPHYGIHGTNDPASIGHMVSHGCIRMYNEDVLALSRIVPIGTRVTIRE from the coding sequence ATGCCTAATTACCGGATTATTGTTGACCTGTCCCAGCGTATGCTGTACCTGCTGGATAATGATGTTGTAACCCGCGGCTTTCCTGTGGGAATTGGTACCATGCTGACTGCTTCACCTGAAGGCGAATATACCATTATTAACAAGCAGCCCAATCCCGGCGGGCCGTTTGGCGCTTTTTGGATGGGCCTGTCCAAACCTCATTACGGCATTCACGGAACCAATGATCCCGCCTCCATCGGCCATATGGTTTCGCATGGCTGCATCCGGATGTATAACGAGGATGTTCTTGCTTTGTCACGTATTGTTCCCATCGGGACACGGGTTACCATCAGGGAGTAG
- the glnA gene encoding type I glutamate--ammonia ligase — protein sequence MSFSKEDIIRISKEENVRFIRLQFTDLLGTIKNVEIPVSQLEKALDNKMMFDGSSIEGYVRIEESDMYLYPDLSTWVIFPWVTDSRVARLICDVYMPDGTPFAGDPRGILKRCLKEAEEMGFTAMNVGPEPEFFLFKTDERGNPTQELNDQGGYFDLAPMDLGENCRREIVLTLEEMGFEIEASHHEVASGQHEIDFKYADAITAADQIQTFKLVVKTVARQHGLHATFMPKPLFGMNGSGMHAHQSLFKDNENMFYDESDTLGLSKTARYYMAGILKHARAFAAITNPTVNSYKRLVPGYEAPCYVAWSASNRSPMIRIPASRGLSTRVEVRNPDPAANPYLALAVMLKAGLDGIKRQLELPAPIDRNIYVMSEEERIEEGIPSLPADLKEALNELIRSHVITEALGEHALAHFYELKEIEWDIYRTQVHEWERSQYMTLY from the coding sequence GTGAGCTTTTCTAAAGAGGATATTATCCGTATTTCCAAAGAAGAAAACGTCCGTTTTATTCGTCTGCAGTTTACCGACCTGCTGGGAACGATCAAAAACGTTGAAATTCCTGTGAGCCAGCTTGAAAAAGCACTCGACAATAAAATGATGTTCGACGGATCTTCCATCGAAGGTTATGTACGTATCGAGGAATCTGATATGTACCTTTATCCGGACCTCAGCACTTGGGTTATCTTCCCTTGGGTGACTGACAGCCGTGTAGCACGTCTGATCTGCGATGTGTACATGCCTGACGGCACACCGTTTGCCGGCGATCCGCGCGGTATCTTGAAACGTTGTCTTAAAGAAGCCGAAGAAATGGGCTTCACAGCGATGAACGTAGGTCCTGAGCCGGAATTCTTCCTGTTCAAAACGGACGAGAGAGGCAACCCGACACAGGAACTGAATGACCAGGGCGGATATTTTGACTTGGCGCCGATGGACCTTGGGGAGAACTGCCGCCGCGAGATCGTATTGACTCTTGAGGAAATGGGCTTTGAAATTGAAGCCTCCCACCACGAGGTTGCTTCCGGCCAGCACGAAATCGACTTTAAATATGCGGACGCGATCACAGCCGCTGACCAGATTCAGACCTTCAAGCTCGTCGTTAAGACGGTTGCGCGTCAGCACGGTCTGCATGCTACCTTTATGCCTAAACCTCTCTTTGGTATGAACGGATCCGGTATGCACGCTCACCAATCCCTGTTCAAAGACAACGAGAACATGTTCTACGATGAGAGTGATACACTCGGTCTGAGCAAAACTGCACGCTACTACATGGCTGGTATCCTGAAGCATGCACGCGCTTTTGCCGCAATCACCAACCCGACTGTTAACTCATACAAACGTCTGGTTCCCGGTTATGAAGCACCTTGCTATGTGGCCTGGTCCGCAAGTAACCGCAGCCCGATGATCCGTATCCCGGCTTCCAGAGGCCTTAGCACACGTGTCGAGGTCCGCAATCCGGATCCGGCGGCTAACCCGTACCTTGCACTTGCTGTAATGCTGAAGGCAGGTCTTGACGGAATCAAGCGCCAACTGGAGCTTCCTGCACCAATCGACCGCAACATCTATGTGATGTCTGAGGAAGAACGCATTGAAGAAGGCATCCCGAGCCTGCCGGCTGACCTGAAGGAAGCCCTGAACGAACTGATCCGCAGCCATGTCATCACCGAAGCCCTCGGCGAACATGCACTGGCCCACTTCTACGAACTGAAGGAAATCGAGTGGGATATCTACCGGACCCAGGTTCACGAATGGGAAAGAAGTCAATACATGACGCTTTACTAG
- a CDS encoding HAD-IA family hydrolase, which produces MPITAVLFDLDDTLLWDDRSVEEAFRAACEAAGNNVDPHELEAAVRKEARSLYESYETFPFTKMIGINPYEALWANFTAGEQPEFRQLEQLAPAYRKESWRRGLAALGIEDEALAERLAAKFGEERRSRPYMYEETLQVLDELRGKVKLLLLTNGCPALQQEKLDGVPELIPYFDHVVISGSFGKGKPDKAIFQHALELLDITPEQGIMVGDKLTTDILGGLSAGLTTVWINRTEKEPDPEIQPAYRIGHLSELLPLVQSL; this is translated from the coding sequence ATGCCGATTACCGCCGTACTATTTGATCTTGACGATACACTGCTCTGGGATGACCGGAGCGTTGAGGAAGCCTTTCGTGCCGCCTGCGAAGCGGCAGGTAACAATGTTGACCCTCATGAGCTGGAGGCTGCTGTCCGCAAGGAAGCCCGAAGTCTCTATGAATCTTACGAGACTTTTCCGTTTACGAAGATGATCGGGATTAACCCGTACGAAGCGCTTTGGGCGAACTTTACGGCAGGGGAGCAGCCGGAATTCCGCCAGCTGGAGCAGCTTGCTCCGGCATACCGCAAGGAATCCTGGCGCCGCGGCCTGGCCGCTCTGGGCATCGAAGATGAAGCACTGGCTGAGCGGCTGGCTGCGAAGTTCGGCGAAGAGCGCCGCAGCCGTCCGTACATGTATGAAGAGACGCTGCAGGTACTGGACGAGCTGCGCGGCAAAGTGAAGCTGCTGCTGCTTACCAACGGCTGTCCGGCTCTGCAGCAGGAGAAGCTGGATGGTGTTCCTGAGCTGATTCCTTACTTTGATCATGTAGTCATTTCCGGCAGCTTCGGCAAGGGCAAGCCGGACAAGGCGATTTTCCAGCATGCGCTTGAACTGCTTGATATCACTCCTGAGCAAGGGATCATGGTGGGTGATAAGCTCACAACGGATATTCTCGGCGGCTTGTCCGCAGGACTGACGACTGTCTGGATCAACCGGACAGAGAAAGAACCGGATCCCGAAATTCAGCCGGCTTACAGAATCGGGCATCTCTCCGAGCTGCTTCCGCTGGTACAATCACTATAA
- a CDS encoding DNA polymerase IV → MPKERVILLSDCQSFYASVEKAAHPEYKDMPVAVGDPARMNGIVLAACPLAKAKGVTTASRVGEALTKCPELVVIRPRMRTYITVSLLISEIYKGYTDMVEPFSIDEQFLDVTGSLKFFGGELPKVISSIQQHVKLSTGVWTRVGVGPTKILAKMANNLAKKQTDGIFRLGYDNLNEVLWPLPVHDMFMVGGRMTKNFFRMGITTIGDIARMELGEFKRRMRMTMGKQSDIQAEYYWQTARGIDPSPVVTGIRHQIKSVGHGKALRWNLYTRLADIEVVLLELVIEVCQRARRYRYMGSVVSVAVSETDGNTSHSYSRQMTLPEPSFLTHEVAAAAYRLFVDHWTGMPLSRLTISIAQLSDDSVMQLTLFDDRIRTYNKERAIDQIKTRYGSRALIRASSLLESGVALERAEQIGGHYK, encoded by the coding sequence ATGCCTAAGGAGCGTGTTATTCTGCTGTCGGACTGCCAGTCCTTTTATGCAAGCGTCGAAAAAGCTGCTCATCCGGAATACAAGGATATGCCTGTTGCAGTAGGCGATCCGGCACGGATGAACGGGATTGTTCTGGCTGCCTGTCCGCTTGCCAAAGCCAAGGGTGTCACCACCGCCTCACGTGTAGGCGAAGCGTTGACCAAATGCCCGGAGCTCGTCGTGATCCGGCCGCGGATGCGGACCTATATTACCGTTTCCCTGCTGATTTCGGAGATCTACAAGGGGTATACGGATATGGTGGAGCCGTTCAGTATCGATGAGCAGTTTCTGGATGTGACGGGCTCGCTTAAATTTTTCGGAGGGGAATTGCCGAAGGTGATTTCTTCGATACAGCAGCATGTGAAGCTGTCTACCGGTGTCTGGACCCGGGTAGGGGTCGGGCCGACCAAAATCCTGGCCAAAATGGCCAATAATCTGGCCAAGAAGCAGACGGACGGCATCTTCCGGCTCGGATACGACAATCTGAATGAGGTGCTCTGGCCGCTGCCTGTACATGATATGTTTATGGTTGGCGGACGGATGACCAAAAACTTTTTCCGGATGGGTATAACGACGATCGGCGACATTGCCCGGATGGAGCTGGGGGAGTTCAAACGGAGAATGCGGATGACGATGGGCAAGCAGAGCGATATCCAGGCGGAGTATTACTGGCAGACGGCCCGCGGCATCGACCCCAGTCCGGTCGTTACGGGAATCCGGCACCAGATCAAATCCGTGGGCCACGGCAAGGCGCTGCGCTGGAATCTGTATACGCGGCTGGCCGATATTGAGGTGGTGCTACTGGAGCTTGTAATTGAAGTCTGCCAGCGGGCGCGGCGGTACCGGTATATGGGCTCGGTGGTATCCGTCGCGGTGTCAGAGACAGACGGTAACACCTCGCACTCATACAGCCGGCAGATGACGCTCCCGGAGCCGTCGTTCCTGACGCATGAGGTGGCCGCCGCCGCCTACCGCCTGTTTGTGGACCACTGGACCGGGATGCCGCTGAGCCGTCTGACCATCTCCATTGCTCAGCTGAGTGATGACAGTGTCATGCAGCTCACCCTGTTCGATGACCGTATCCGTACCTACAACAAAGAGCGGGCTATTGACCAGATCAAAACCAGATACGGCAGCCGGGCGCTTATTCGTGCATCCTCTTTGCTTGAGTCCGGGGTTGCTCTGGAACGGGCCGAACAGATTGGGGGGCATTATAAATGA
- a CDS encoding MerR family transcriptional regulator yields MGDEIRRNMALFPIGIVMKLTDLSARQIRYYEQHSLIVPARTSGNQRLFSFNDVERLLEIKALIEKGVNIAGIKQVMNPVSKESEEATVITPDTEVRRRELSDSQLHRLLKQELVSGKRPGQVSLIQGELSRFFNK; encoded by the coding sequence ATGGGTGATGAAATCCGCAGAAATATGGCATTATTTCCTATAGGAATCGTAATGAAGCTAACTGATCTATCTGCCAGACAAATTCGGTATTATGAGCAGCATAGCCTGATTGTACCTGCGCGTACTTCCGGCAACCAGCGTTTGTTCTCATTTAATGATGTTGAGCGCCTATTGGAAATCAAGGCACTGATTGAAAAGGGAGTTAATATTGCCGGCATTAAGCAGGTGATGAATCCTGTCTCGAAGGAATCTGAAGAAGCTACAGTGATTACCCCTGATACAGAGGTTAGACGTAGGGAATTGTCTGATTCACAGCTTCACCGTTTGCTTAAGCAGGAACTGGTTTCCGGGAAAAGACCGGGACAAGTATCTCTTATTCAGGGCGAGCTATCCCGGTTTTTTAATAAATAA
- a CDS encoding sporulation protein Cse60 — translation MIQVKEFVDGDNFYAENKANEFLKGLREEQVVNICYGSIVKSSRDGAEHQRSTILVVYKTDEK, via the coding sequence ATGATACAGGTAAAAGAATTTGTAGACGGGGATAATTTCTATGCCGAGAATAAGGCAAACGAGTTCCTCAAAGGGCTGAGGGAGGAGCAGGTCGTAAACATCTGTTACGGATCTATAGTGAAATCCTCGCGTGACGGGGCGGAGCATCAGCGGAGTACAATTTTGGTGGTATATAAGACAGATGAAAAATAA
- a CDS encoding DUF896 domain-containing protein: protein MNIDELVARINELARKQKSSGLTEEELEERARLREVYLGNIRKNFRAQLDTIEIVDNDDQGDKGLTH, encoded by the coding sequence TTGAATATAGACGAATTGGTCGCACGCATCAATGAATTGGCACGCAAGCAGAAGAGCAGCGGCCTGACGGAAGAGGAACTGGAGGAACGCGCCCGGCTCCGTGAAGTTTATCTGGGCAACATCCGTAAGAACTTCCGTGCACAACTGGATACCATTGAAATTGTGGACAACGATGATCAGGGCGACAAGGGGCTAACACATTAG
- the metH gene encoding methionine synthase: MAKYTLAESLQQRILILDGAMGTMIQQVPLTGEDFGGEELDGCNEMLVLTRPEVIQTIHEQYLEAGADLIETNTFGATSVVLAEYDIPQKAREINLEAARLARNAADKYDTPEHPRYVVGAMGPTTKTLSVTGGVTFQELVTSYQEQAVALIDGKVDALLLETSQDTLNVKAGSIGIRNAFEETGITLPVMISGTIEPMGTTLAGQNIEAFYISLEHLNPISIGLNCATGPEFMRDHIRSLSEISSAAVSCYPNAGLPDENGNYHESPDSLARKLAGFAEKGWLNIAGGCCGTTPDHIRAMVEQITTYPPRQLNGTHPPALSGIEPVYVEDANRPYMVGERTNVLGSRKFKRLIVEGKYEEASEIARAQVKSGAQVIDVCVQDPDRDESEDIKKFLELVVKKVKVPLMIDTTDPQVIDLALQYCQGKAIINSINLEDGEEKFEHVTPLIHKYGAAIVVGTIDETGQAIKADDKLAVAKRSCDLLVNKYGLQPEDLIFDTLVFPVGTGDEQYIGSAKETIDGIRLIKEALPGVHTILGISNVSFGLPEAGREVLNSVFLYECTKAGLDYAIVNTEKVERYASIPEEERKLAEELIYNTNDETLAAFVAAFREKKVEKKEKISNLSLEERLASYVVEGTKEGLIPDLNEALTKDSPLEIINGPLMAGMSEVGRLFNNNELIVAEVLQSAEVMKASVAHLEQFMQKDETAVKGKIMLATVKGDVHDIGKNLVEIILSNNGYQIINLGIKVPPENIIEAFRREKADAIGLSGLLVKSAQQMVTTAQDLRSAGIDVPIMVGGAALTRKFTKTRIRPEYDGLVLYAKDAMDGLDIANKLMNPLERVKLEEEVRQEAEAVVAVAPKQEMPELTRAVRSKISADAPVFTPPDLERHVLRNYPLGHVVPYVNMQMLLGHHLGLRGSVEAQLAAGDKRTVELKETVDDILHQAIVEGTIAPHAMYQFFPAQSRGNDILIYDPQNQSSVLHTFTFPRQNVEPYLCLADFLKPVDSGVMDYVGFLVVTAGHGVREMSTELKEKGDYLRSHALQAVALEVAEGLAERVHHMMRDTWGFPDPADMTMKQRHGARYQGIRVSFGYPACPDLEDQGPLFKLMKPEDIGVQLTEGFMMEPEASVSAMVFAHPEAQYFNVEKL, from the coding sequence GTGGCTAAATATACACTTGCTGAGAGCTTGCAGCAGCGCATACTGATTCTGGACGGAGCAATGGGTACGATGATTCAACAGGTTCCCCTTACCGGAGAGGATTTTGGCGGTGAAGAGCTTGACGGCTGTAATGAAATGCTGGTGCTTACACGCCCGGAGGTTATCCAGACTATACATGAGCAGTATCTGGAGGCCGGCGCTGATCTGATTGAGACCAATACCTTTGGCGCGACCTCTGTCGTGCTTGCGGAATATGATATCCCGCAGAAGGCGCGGGAGATTAATCTGGAGGCGGCCCGGCTGGCCCGGAATGCCGCAGACAAATACGATACGCCGGAGCATCCGCGTTATGTGGTAGGCGCAATGGGGCCGACAACCAAGACACTTTCCGTTACCGGCGGCGTGACCTTCCAGGAGCTGGTAACCAGCTATCAGGAGCAGGCAGTTGCTCTGATCGACGGCAAGGTAGATGCTCTGCTGCTGGAAACTTCACAGGATACACTGAATGTAAAAGCAGGCAGCATTGGAATCCGCAATGCTTTTGAAGAGACCGGTATTACGCTGCCTGTCATGATCTCCGGTACGATTGAGCCGATGGGCACAACGCTGGCCGGACAGAATATCGAGGCCTTCTATATTTCGCTAGAGCATCTGAATCCGATCTCGATCGGACTGAACTGTGCGACCGGGCCGGAATTCATGCGTGACCATATCCGTTCTCTGTCAGAGATTTCTTCGGCGGCGGTGAGCTGTTATCCGAATGCCGGGCTGCCGGATGAAAACGGGAATTACCATGAGTCTCCCGATTCGCTGGCCCGCAAGCTGGCGGGTTTTGCCGAGAAGGGCTGGCTGAACATCGCCGGCGGCTGCTGCGGAACGACCCCGGATCATATCCGGGCTATGGTGGAGCAGATTACGACCTATCCGCCCCGCCAGCTGAACGGGACTCATCCGCCGGCCTTGTCGGGGATTGAGCCTGTATATGTGGAGGATGCCAACCGCCCGTACATGGTCGGGGAACGTACGAACGTGCTGGGCTCACGGAAATTCAAACGCCTGATTGTTGAAGGCAAATATGAGGAAGCTTCAGAAATTGCCCGGGCACAGGTCAAGAGCGGTGCGCAGGTCATCGACGTCTGTGTGCAGGACCCGGACCGCGATGAGAGTGAGGATATCAAGAAATTCCTGGAGCTTGTCGTCAAAAAAGTGAAAGTGCCGCTGATGATCGATACCACCGACCCTCAGGTTATTGATCTGGCGCTGCAGTACTGCCAGGGCAAGGCGATAATTAACTCCATTAACCTTGAAGACGGTGAGGAGAAGTTTGAGCATGTTACCCCTCTGATCCATAAATATGGAGCGGCCATTGTTGTCGGGACGATTGATGAAACCGGACAGGCTATCAAGGCGGATGATAAGCTGGCAGTTGCCAAGCGGTCCTGCGACCTGCTGGTGAATAAATACGGACTGCAGCCGGAGGACCTGATCTTTGATACACTGGTATTCCCTGTCGGTACAGGGGATGAACAGTATATCGGGTCAGCCAAGGAAACGATAGATGGAATCCGGCTGATCAAGGAAGCCCTTCCCGGAGTTCACACCATCCTGGGCATCAGTAACGTCTCCTTCGGCCTGCCGGAAGCCGGACGTGAAGTATTAAACTCGGTATTCCTCTATGAATGCACCAAGGCGGGACTGGACTATGCAATTGTGAACACCGAAAAGGTAGAGCGTTATGCCTCTATTCCGGAAGAGGAGCGTAAGCTTGCTGAAGAACTGATCTACAATACAAATGATGAGACTCTGGCTGCCTTTGTCGCTGCCTTCCGTGAGAAGAAGGTGGAGAAGAAAGAAAAAATCTCCAATCTGTCACTGGAGGAGCGGCTGGCCTCTTATGTTGTCGAAGGGACCAAGGAAGGGCTGATTCCCGATCTGAATGAAGCTCTCACCAAGGACAGTCCGCTGGAAATTATCAACGGCCCGCTGATGGCAGGCATGTCCGAAGTGGGACGGCTGTTCAACAACAATGAGCTGATTGTTGCTGAAGTGCTGCAAAGCGCTGAAGTGATGAAGGCGTCGGTCGCCCATCTGGAGCAATTCATGCAGAAGGATGAGACCGCTGTGAAGGGCAAGATTATGCTCGCAACCGTCAAGGGTGATGTCCATGATATCGGCAAAAACCTGGTAGAGATCATTTTGTCCAATAACGGCTACCAGATCATCAATCTGGGGATCAAAGTCCCGCCGGAGAATATTATCGAAGCCTTCCGCCGTGAAAAGGCGGATGCCATCGGCCTGTCCGGCCTTCTGGTTAAATCGGCGCAGCAGATGGTTACCACTGCACAGGATTTGCGTTCAGCCGGCATTGACGTGCCTATCATGGTAGGTGGGGCGGCGCTGACCCGTAAATTTACCAAAACCCGGATCCGGCCTGAATATGACGGTCTGGTTCTGTACGCCAAGGACGCGATGGACGGCCTTGATATTGCCAACAAGCTGATGAATCCGCTGGAGCGGGTCAAGCTGGAGGAAGAGGTACGCCAGGAAGCCGAGGCCGTTGTAGCCGTAGCTCCGAAGCAGGAAATGCCTGAATTGACCCGGGCTGTCCGCTCGAAAATTTCAGCGGATGCGCCGGTGTTTACTCCTCCTGATCTTGAGCGGCACGTACTGCGTAATTATCCGCTTGGCCACGTCGTTCCTTATGTGAACATGCAGATGCTGCTCGGCCATCATCTCGGCTTGCGCGGCTCGGTGGAAGCCCAGCTCGCTGCCGGAGACAAGCGTACGGTTGAGCTCAAGGAGACGGTCGACGATATTCTGCATCAGGCGATAGTTGAGGGGACAATTGCCCCTCATGCGATGTACCAGTTCTTCCCGGCGCAGTCGCGCGGCAACGATATTCTGATCTACGATCCGCAGAACCAGTCGAGCGTGCTGCATACCTTTACGTTCCCTAGACAGAATGTAGAGCCTTATCTGTGCCTTGCTGACTTCCTGAAACCTGTAGACAGCGGTGTGATGGACTATGTCGGCTTCCTGGTTGTAACGGCAGGACACGGCGTCCGTGAAATGTCGACCGAGCTGAAGGAGAAGGGGGATTACCTCCGCTCCCATGCCCTGCAGGCTGTCGCGCTGGAGGTAGCCGAAGGACTGGCCGAGCGCGTCCATCACATGATGCGGGATACCTGGGGCTTCCCCGACCCGGCAGATATGACAATGAAGCAGCGGCATGGCGCACGTTATCAGGGCATCCGCGTATCCTTCGGATATCCGGCCTGCCCGGATCTGGAAGATCAGGGGCCGCTGTTTAAGCTGATGAAGCCGGAGGATATCGGCGTTCAGCTTACAGAAGGGTTCATGATGGAACCGGAAGCTTCTGTCTCAGCGATGGTTTTTGCCCATCCGGAAGCGCAGTATTTCAATGTGGAGAAGCTGTAA